ACCAGCTCGCGGGGGACGAGCAGCGCCTGCGCGAGACCGAGTCGCTGTCGCAGCCCGTGCGACAGCTCGTGCACCTCCTTGCCGGCGTGCCGCGCCAGCCCCCAGCGCTCGATCGCCGCGTCGGCCGCAGCCGGCACCCCATCGAGCTTCGCGAACGCGCGCAGCATGTCGCCCACATGCCAGGCGGACGGGGGGTTGAATCGTTCCGGGAGGTAGCTGACGCCGGTGCGCCGGACGTAGTCACGCGGGTCGGAATCTTCGATGGTGATGTCGCCGTCGGTCGGGCGCAGAAAGCCCAGGGCGAGGCCGAACAGCGTGCTCTTCCCTGCGCCGTTCGGCCCGACGACGGCGAACGCGCTCCCGCGCGGCACCTCCAGCGATACGTCGCGCAGGGCCACCGTGCCGCTGCGGCGCGTGCCGTAGCGCTTGCTCACGAAGTCGAAACGGATCATTGGCGGTGCGTCAATGCATCCCGTGCGCCACGAGGGCGGACATTATCGCCGAGTACTTCGCCGCAGCTCGCAGGCGAACCGCCGTCAACCTATGCTGCGGCGGCCATCCGTGCACTGCTCA
This genomic stretch from Longimicrobiales bacterium harbors:
- a CDS encoding ABC transporter ATP-binding protein, with protein sequence MIRFDFVSKRYGTRRSGTVALRDVSLEVPRGSAFAVVGPNGAGKSTLFGLALGFLRPTDGDITIEDSDPRDYVRRTGVSYLPERFNPPSAWHVGDMLRAFAKLDGVPAAADAAIERWGLARHAGKEVHELSHGLRQRLGLAQALLVPRELVVLDEPHEGLDPLWRVRLRDVVLELRAAGHTVLIASHDLVEVERMAGHAVLLEAGRVHSVLETAAPATPTHYRVRLASPSDGFDAAFAGATPADAGEAVYDVEVRDADELSTRLAAAIAGGARVVAVTPRHEALEERVRRALAEEQ